ATATATCATCTTAAATCTTTTCTATAAAAACATCTTCGTTCTATCCTCATTTCCATTATATAGTATAgggatattattataatttaatcaccATGAACAGTGTGATGGTCCTTACATAATTGTTCACCTTTGAAACATATGCATATTAGTGCATCTTCCATAGTCATGATCATGCACCCATATATACCTTACAACAGTGATTGATGGTCGTACTCCTTTTAATATCATGGTTGTGCACCCCTGGTACCTTACAATCATTCACTTAATTCATTTCATGCATACACGTGCTCCACCTCACAACCATACATCCTTATATCCCTTTCCCAACCATACACCATGCCTTGCAATCAttatttgattcttttgaaTGCATAGACATGCATTTCCTAATGCTTGATCATGCGATCTTACATGAAGTTCACAATCATGCACCCTATGTAAAACCATTATATATCATCTTCAACCTATTGGGTGTACAACCATTCACCACCAACAACACGACCATGCATTTTAATCTATAAGTTTAAATCTAGCATTTTTCACAATAGTCTTTACATCCTAAtgcataaaaagaaatttatatatcaagTTCCAATCCAAGCATATTCATAAATCTTTCCAATGTTGAAACTCATTGTGATATCATCTCATGTTTCCATCTATATggcatataacattttatctaattttaggCATGTTATTCAGTGCAAGAAATCCAAAATCTTAGAGGAAGATAAACAAACTTATTCTTTCAGCGAATAACAACTTTCGTGTGattatgaatgattttttggcatcctcttttcctttttttcagaGAATAGTTGCATGCATTTTGGTAATTTGACTTGTTAAGAATGTTTAATTGTcttgttatatataattagtcAAGAGCAACAACACTTTCTTTCAAAAGGTAAGACTTTTGAAAGGAGTGTTACATCTATTATATATGTAGAAAATgtgaaaagtttttaaaaatctaCCCACACTTTAAAAATCGAGGAcagtttttattaaatcaaactcctaacaattatttatataaactacaTACAAAAATCAGCCACATTATCTATTCACAGATTCATGACACAGTATAACCAAAATACCTTCCTTCCAAAGAACAGGAAGGAAAACTTCATGGGCCTGGCCAGAGCCCAGACACACCCTCACCAGACCCGAACAGAGCTGGGCCCTTGCCCAACTGTTAATTAGGCATATCTATTTACAGAACTAATGTCAACCTTAACTtataaaaagtcaatttcctGATGGCTCAAAGACACCTTTTCGAGAAATGTAATTACCGatttaaaaatcttttctttatttttgaataacATTTTGTTTGATGATAGACTCTTTATagtaagataaaatttattattaaatattttaattttttttaaatctttttattattagattccTTGttcatacataaatacatattgTATTCAATGTCTTGACATAAATATAACTATCTTAATACAttgtttttacaatatttttaaaactttacgtCTACATACTCACCGTATCACGACAGATTTGATTGCCAAAATTGCACTGTATTAAAATTGGGGTCCAATTTAGGATGAAGCTGTGctagattttttttccttcttttcttttcttttttggcaaTGAAAACGTTAAATGGCTGAGTGGAAGTAGAGCCAAGAAAACCCCTTGTTTTTTAAATCCATTTCCCTAAAACAACTACCAACAGATGCTCAATAGAAAGACAACACGTGTGAGAGATTAGTTGGACGGAGGTGGTGGACGGTGTTTGGACAGAAAGCTGACcttctttattattttctccATCAGATTTACctgtaaatataattatttggttACAAAATCTGACCTTTTATGGTAGTACATTAAATTTTCTGTTTCAATGGACTAAAATGACTAAAGAGTGCCCCcaacaaatttagaaaaaaagcTGATTTTCCTAAACTaccctttttattattattttttattttctttgataaatacatatttttttaaatacgaataataatataattaatggttattatcagttaaaaaaattaattttcaggttaaaaaaaaggtaaaagatgATTTgtaatacaatatttttttaaatatgtatataaaattatctaatcttaaatattttttaattaggttGTAGTTatgttgttatatatattatacatttaaGAGAcgtatcaaaatttaaatataattatttgtgattttaagaacatcaatatataaataaatattcattaatgaACTTTGTTAACAACACTTATAAAATCGATcattaaatttagatttataaataataatctaaatATTTCTTATCTGATCagagaattattattatctatatcTCTTTAATGTGAAACTAAAAAATGGTATGTTATCGATCAAAACcgtatataattaattatataaagacgtaaattatagaatttataatgataaaatttatcaatatcttattataaagctagaaaatataatttaaaaaattgtacacTTTTAACTAAACACTCAAAATTagtcttataaaaaaattttgatatatcatcacTAATTTCTgaaacattttatgtattttcactttaaaatgcAAAAACCTTGAAGCCTTTTACCAAGAACAAGCAATAAGATAACAAACGGATATTCTGGGCAGTTTCGTCTTTTGATATATTATCctcgttttttctatttctttctgAGAAACTTTTTCCTCCAAAAGGAAATTTTGCAACAACGCAAGATTCGAATCAGTGAGTGACAACGACGTGATTCTAATTTGACTTGTCACGATGCATCCACTCTGGAATGCCATGCAATAAAATAACCTACACCCGCGTCGTACTGGATCATGGcctaatttcaatttattttcaaaactcGCCGTCTTCACTCCTATAAAGGCCTCTGGGTAGACGCCATTTTATCCATCATCAAAGAAACACCAAAAATCTTAGAAAGGCTGGTTCCAGTCTAGTTTTACTTTTTGTTCTTCTTCGCTCATATCCTTCGTGCTTTTCACTAATGGCGAATGTTACTCAGCTTCCGTGCAACGGAGACGGAATGTGCATGCAGTGTAAGAACACTCCTGTCGAAGGGGAGGTACTAATCTGCAAAACTTGTGCCACTCCGTGGCACGTGGCGTGTCTGATGAGTCCGCCGGAATCACTCGCCAACACTCTCCAATGGAACTGTCCGGACTGTTCTGGAGACTCGTGTGCGGTCGCCGGACAGGCCGTGGAGACAGGCGGAATCGTCGCCGAGATTATGGCGATCGAGGCTGACATGACGCTGTCGGAGAGCGAGAAGGCGAGGAGAAGGCAGGAGCTGATGAGCGGAAAGGCTGGATCGGACGGAGGTGATGAGACGACGAAGAGTAACAAAGGGAAAGAGAAGGTGGATGATGATGGTCAAAATGATGTGTTGGATATTTTTGGTGGGAGCTTGAACTGTTCATTTTGTATGCAGTTACCTGAAAGGCCTGTCACTGTaagtatattttgttaatttcataCTTGTTCATTGAAACGAATTTTGTTGAGCTTTTGGTTCAGTTGTCTTGAACTTGACTTGTTAAAATTCTTCTTTTAAGTTGCTAAACACtgatttttagttttatccTCCATAATTAGCGATTTGATCCCTATTTTCATCGTAAATCTTGCAATTTAGACTCATGCTGctactaatttttttcttttttttttgtttcaatttcccTTTCTATCCATGTGTTCTTTATATGACAGCATCAAGTCCTAATTTTAGAGTGTACTATAAAATTAAGCATTTATGATTAGGAAAATTGTCTGTAAGTCTCATGTTTATTTAATCTATCTAAAACTTTTCATAAAGATAGCGGTTTCAGATATCTTTGCCTAATATTCTCAATTTTATTGTATGATAATGTTTTAATAACGTAGAATGCCCTTTGGGGTGATGTGTGCCTTAACATGGTACCAAAGACTGTTTGACGCTGATAGTTTGTGGTTATATTCGATTCAAATGGTTTACCTTTTCTGTTAATTTGATTGCAGTTCAATTGTTGAGATCTATCTTATATGCTTAAACTCCATGGATTGTGattatttaataactaatttaatGGTTGCCAAGTTAATGGATTCCTCCATCCTTCCTCTTTAGGGTACAAGTTGGTAATCTCTTTCTATACATAGCTTCAGAGTTCATGCCCTTATCATGGCGAAGTGTGAATTAAAGTAATGACAAGGTCTATTATGGTTTGTTCCGTGGTAATGATGGCCCACTTTGCTATTCTTGTGCATTTACTCTGTTGTTGCCTGTTGGAGTATGTTGAAACTGTGCAATAAAACAGAAGCTTTTCTGTAAATagaattttgatgttttttctTTCCAGGAACATGGTAGTTAGCTCTCGGGATTATATTGTTGCTGTATCAATGGGTATTGGACAAAGTGGGTTTccatttaaaaagttaaaagtttgtGAAATATGTGTTTGATGGATCTGTTTGTCGTCTTTCAACTAATAGATTTGTTTGTCGCCtttcaattgattaattttttgtcGCCTTTCAATTGATAGATTTGTTTGTCGTCTTCCAACTGACAATTTGCTGTGATTGGTATAAGAGATCTACTCGTTAAGCATAAAAGGAAGGGGCAAAGATTAACTTTATGATTATAAACTGTAGATATTAATAGCTGTCTTGTTCTTGTTGTTTCAGACACCATGTGGACacaatttttgcttaaaatgcTTCCAGAAATGGATCGGGCAGGGAAAGCACACTTGTGCAAAGTGTCGATGCACAATTCCATCCAAAATGGCAAGTCAGCCTCGCATCAATTCTACACTTGTCGTTGCCATTCGTATGGCAAAGATGTCAAAATCAATGGTCAATGGAGGGCCTTCAAAGGTGTACCATTTTGTTCATAATCAGGACAAGCCGGAGAAGGCGTATACTACTGAGCGTGCAAAGAAGAATGGGATGGCCAATGCTGCAAGTGGCAAGATATTTGTCACAGTGCCTTCTGATCATTTTGGACCTATCCTGGCTGAAAATGATCCAGAGAGGAATCAGGGTGTTCTTGTTGGTGAATCATGGGAAAGTCGGCTGGAATGTCGGCAATGGGGTGTGCACTTTCCACCTGTTGCAGGGATCGCTGGGCAATCCAAACATGGTGCTCAGTCGGTTGTGCTCTCTGGAGGATACAAAGATGATGAGGATCATGGAGAGTGGTTTCTTTACACAGGAAGGTATGTTTTGTAATGGTTGAACTCTAAATTGGTAGATGATGGTGAGAggtcttttaatttttcacttgtattgcatttttttaaatttcaaatttcaaatatgaCAATTGCTAGCCTCAGCCTTGCAGTACCTTAGTATATTCAGTCATGTTTTCTACTAGACCTTTAGTTTCTCTACCTCTAACAATTTTCTAAATTGGGGTTTGGACCCTTTTTTTGcaatatataaatttcttttctgtttGAAGGATCAGATTTGATGCAAATCCATAGTTTGAGCCACCCCACTGTATATTTATCCAGTTTCTCTATTTCCTATCTTTGGTTATGTGAAACTTCAGGTTTTCTCTGGCTTTAAATATTTGCATCTCCTAACCTATCAGAAATTTCTATTTCTATCTACTACTGTTTCATTCTTGTActtggtaatttatcttctttcttttctttatctttggGGATATTCTCTACAATTTAGTGTATAGAGATTTTCTTGTGTTCTATCAATATTGACTTGTTTGCATGGACATAAATGCAGTGGAGGACGTGACCTCACAGGTAATAGGCGTACAAACAAGAATCAGTCTTTTGATCAGAAATTTGAGAAACTGAACGAGGCTTTACGTGTCAGTTGCAAGAAAGGTTATCCTGTTCGAGTTGTTAGGTAGGTGTCAAATCTAATGTTCCTCACCTTTACTATCAGTGTATGCAAGTTTCTGAGTATTGTGTTATGGAATATTTGATTAAGTCAGCTGAGCTTGGATGAAGACTTGCACTTAAGGTGATTGATCAAGGTCATAAAAAATCTGTTTGGTTCCCATACTTGGATTTGGAAATTATTATGTTGGTAAAATTTCCtgattaaattatgttaattgtTAATAACCAAAAGACTAGTACCGGTGTTATGATGCTGGCCTCTAATTTACTTCGTGCTGATATTTAGTATCGGAAATCATAAATATCCTGTAATAGTCTCAGCTGTGAATGAGTTATGTTAACTGCAACAATTTTACACAACTGTTTTGctatatatgtgtataaattGTAGCATTGTTTTCCATTTCTGTGCTGAACAGATCTTACAAGGAGAAGAGATCTTCGTATGCCCCAGAGAAAGGGTTGCGGTATGATGGAATCTATAGGATTGAGGAATGCTGGCGAAAAGTTGGAATTCAAGTAAATAGATGTTAATGGCATTGGAATTTTCCATTCGGTTGTGCTTTTGCAGAATAATATTGATGATGACATTTTTTCTGCATTAGGGTTTCAAAGTTTGTCGATATTTATTTGTCAGGTGTGATAATGATCCTGCCCCATGGACAAGGTTTGTGTTTGGTTGTTTAGTTGTTTAGTTAATtgattttactaatattttattaaacgaCTTTTAATTGGATCCTATCTACCTAACTGCAGTGATTTGCGTGGGGACCGGCCTCGACCATTGCCTGTAATTCCAGAGCTAAAGACTGCAGTTGACAttacaaagagaaaagaaagtccATCATGGGATTTTTATGTAAGTGTGTGTAACTTTACTTCTTAAAGGTAAAGCCAAGCACCACATCAGTAATAAAAAGTTGCAGAATAATTGAGGAAATTCTCAGTGAATAAGTTTCCCGTAGGATTTCAGTTGTTGAGAATTCTCTTGCTAGTGAGCTTAACTTTTACATTTTTCCTTGTTTCAAAcattctgtaatttttttcagGAGGCAGATGGCTGCTGGAAGTGGATTACACCTCCACCCATCAGCAGAGTAGTAGTATCTACAGGGAATACAGTTGTCAAGGCAAGACCCAGTGGAGCCCTGAAGCGAGGGCTGAGTATGACTATAAGAGAGAGGCTCctaaaaggttttttttttttttgttcccaATTACCCCACCCATGACAATATCATTTCTTTGGATCTGACTCTCTGATATGTTTTATCAGTTTTTTCTGTCTGAAGTTGGCCTTGTTCTTGTTATCATCACTGAACCATATAAGTTATGCAATTATGATTGTTGGTTATAGTTCTCAAAGTTGAAGTTGAGTCTATCAATAATTGTCTTGGTGGACTTGCCGTGGCTTCCATACTAAAACCAGATTAGTTGGTGCTATTTATGATTTTGGTTCATCAATTGCTCTGCTATATATGGTATATGTGTAACCACATTGGAATCTTTCCCTTTGCAGAATTTAGTTGCCTGATCTGTAAGCAAGTCATGACTCATCCAGTAACTACACCATGTGCTCATAATTTTTGCAAGTCATGTTTGGATGATGCATTTTCTGGTCAAAGTTTTGTCAGAGAGAGAAGTGGAGGTGGAAGGACACTTCGGTCTCGGAAAAATGTCATGAAGTGCCCCTTTTGCCCAAATGACATTTCAGATTTCCTCAAGGATCCACAAGTAAGAGATATTTGCATCTGTTCTTTTAGTTCCATAGTAGAGGATATACTGCTTTAGTTTTCAGTGGACAGTGATATCatgaaaatactattaaaattattcaaatctaaaaCAATATGGGTTTGAAAGCACCTTGGAACTCATCCTTTAGTTTTCGATCCCTTCAACTTCTTGGAAACCTTGAGAAACGTTAATATGTAATTTACTCAAATTTAGCTTTATATGTGTATACTGTCACAGGTCAATAGGGAGTTGAGTGAGGTAATTGAATCTCTTAAACAAAAGAATGAAGAGAATGGGGAACTTGCTGAAGAACCGAGCGAAGAAGAAACAGATGGCATAGAGGGAGCTTCTGATGAAGTAGGTGAAACCAGCAAAGGTAGTGGAGAAAATTCTGAAGCAACAAGTGCACAAGATAGTCTGCAGAATCCTTCGTTTAATGTTGAACTTGAAAGGccacaaaaaagaaacaaaattgatGGAGAGGAGAATGATATCACTTTAGAGAAAGCTAATGGTGATGGTTTAGATACAGTGCCTCAAGGTAAAGCAGAACTCACTAATTGTAGCAGCAAGGATATGGAAGCTGGAAAAGCATTAGAGGAAGCGAATGATTCACCTCCCAAATGACATCAGATAGTCGGGGGCCTGCCTGACTCATTTCATTTGTTGTTATCTTTGAAAAGAATTGGAAGGCACCATTTGAGGTGACTTTTGTTATATCAGATGGGGTGGGCATTGGAATACCAATAACTAGGAGAGTAGGCTTCTGTTTATACACAggttttcttgttcttttcatttcatttttaggCTGATTGTAAGTCTTCCGTTCGAGTTTACCTGTACACAGTTTCTTTATGAAACTTTGAAGCAATACATGTGTTGAAGAACTTTGAGTAGTTTTATTTCATAATAGTGAAGTTTATTGATGTACCCCGGAGAGGTCAAATTGCTATTTTCTACTGatgaaactataatttttttaaatttttttaacctatttattaaacttgttaataaaatttatttatttttataaatttaatgaaaagacaaaaatatctttatccactcctcaataatattaaaagttacaAATTGAACATGAAAGGCTGAgattttttaaggccaaagggctatttcccatccaaagtatgctaatttatcaaatttctcttcgttaactttaaaaatctcatttatccatccatggatctttaaaattaattgagtatGTTAGTCATATCATTTTCCTTCCGTAAATtctaaaaactgataattttttctcaacccaagttttcaaaaactatattttctccctaggatttttcaaactctcaaattcaattttttcggCAACGACTGATGATCTTCAAGCACTTACTCTTCCTCTTCGACGCCTCCTCCTTCTGACTTTGCATCTTTTGACGCCATGTGGAGTCGTTGTCGACGAAGACGTCACACTACTTCGAAAGACGCACTGTTGGAAGGAGGAGGTGCCAGAGAGGAAGAATAGGTACTTGAAGATCATCAATTATCATTGcaaaaaattggatctgaaagTTTAGaaacctagggggaaaatgtagtttttgaaaactttggtTGGGGaagattgttagtttttagagtttaggaggaaaataaaatcaaatttaagtttatttttaatatttcagataaaatgataattttacctttaaaacagTTAAATTAACGGTTCATAagtaggtaaataagattttcaaaattaattaaaaaaacttaagaaatcagtatactttgggtgagaaatagtccttagCCATTTTTTAATCAAAGGTTATTGAATTGAAAGTTCGGTTTGAATATCTAGTATTTTTAGAGAAGTTATAAACTAGTTAATTCATTAACCTATTCgatttcgattcaaatttattgttttttcaaataaaaaattcagttcGCTTCCTAAATCATCAAATCGGTTCCCCCTATTTtgtatgttaaaaaaaaatgctcAATGAATTAGAAAAAGATTAGTTTGATTAGATTTAAGGTTTATGTAGAATTGGTCTCATAGTTAAAGTCTAATTTAGCCCAATCGAAATATCTTGGACCCAAGCGTAACCCAAAATAACCACTGATACTCTGACGCTAGTTGTAGGGTCGGCTTCCCGGCAACCGACATTCTTTCTCTTGAAAGCCTAAGCCATCTCTATTCTCTTCGAATCATCATCTTCGTTGATATTTTCTCCTGTAagtatttttttagtaattttattttgttcgtTTCTTTTCTGGGTTTGAGTTGTTTCGCATCTTAATTTCTTATCAACTATAATTTGCTTGTAACGTTTACCTGTTATTTTTATTGCGTAAATTGAAATCTGTGTTGGTTTCTCTTCCGTATTTTAGTATCTGGAtgattataatatgattgatgcaTATTGAGATTGACAAGAGCTATAATAAGGTCTTGTAATGTTAAGGCATTGGGTTCTCGCCCTTGCTTCTCTGCATTagagttaatttttaattggttttgaaTTCTTGTATAATGTATACTAAAAGTCAATCAACTCATTTTATGCGAAAATATTGGGTACCAGAAGGTATAAAGAGAGAAAcgttaccttttttttttttttaacttgtgtACGTTTGGTTCTTCGCTAAACCCTTAAATGTTAGGATTGCATACAGATTAGACGTTAGGTTCTTGCTCTGCTTACCCTTAGATCATTTTCAGAATTGATTTGttgattgttttcattttcaaattcacaTGTTTGAGGTTTCTTGATTGTTGTATTgatagaaaggaaaaaactaTACTTATGATCTTTTCTATGCATTGGCTATGTTTTTGTAGATTCCTTGGCTTCTGAAGTAATCTTTTTAGTGCCTCAGTTCCTCAACATCTTTTTGTTTCATCTTCAGTAATGGTAAGTATACttgatacatatattatatttctttttctcctcgAGTATATATTTCGTTTATGTGTAAATGGGCGTTAATCATGTTAACCTTGTAGTAGGAGATTTCTCTATTCTCTATAGATTTCTTGTTAAGTTTCTAGAGGAATATGGTCtttttgtcattatatatatgTGACAGTTTTTGTCTGTTGTTGTGTTTATAAAGCTTCATAAACCTTGCTCTTTAAGTGTCTGAACTGGGTTGACATTTGCAATAAAGGGGGACTTTAGTTTTTAACATCCGATTACTTGTATTGGACCACTATTGGAATCAAGATTGACTCCCTAGTGTTTGTTCCCAAAGCTCATGGATTTGGAAGTATTTTAAAGTTGATGAATATTTGGCAATGGCGTTCTTAGGATTTTAGGGGACCCAAGCTGTACCTTCTAGATTGAGGTTCTGTGTCAGTAATGACTATGTTGTAAATGTCAATGCTATTTATGTCTACTTATTATTCATCTTATGCAGCTTTTTGAAGTTCTGTTAATAAATGAGTGCTAGCAAGGACTACGCTACTTGGTAACAATCATCTGTTGCCTTGATGGCTGAAATATCAGCAATATTTTAACCATCTTGTAAATGAAATTGAATGCATAAGGTCCAAACATGTGTTTAGGATGACAGTTCCTGCCTATATGATATGTTTGGTGTGGTTTGTCTTTCTGTTGTCTCCTTGTTTTTGGCACCTCTATGTGTATTGTGTAATAAAGAGgaatattacaaaattaatttgttgcattttttATGCAGGCTGCCAGGATTCTTGCCAACTTGATAGTAATGGGATCTGGAATAATGGCAAGAGCTCTAGTTCAAGCATATCGTCAAGCACTTGCAAGTATGTCTTCTGTTACAGATTCAGTTCGTAGATGTTGGGTTCATCTGAGTTgcttatatttaaattttctctaTCCCACTTTTGTGACTGATGCAATTACATTGTTGTTAAACtcactaaattttataatattcttcaTTAATTATAGATGCTTCAAAAACTGGTGTTGCTCAAGAAGCAGTGCAAAATATCAGGAGAACAAGCAAAATTATGGCTGAACCAGAAGCAAGGCAGATTCTTGGAGTCACTGAGCAGGCATCGTGGGAAGAGATCATGCAGGTTAAATTATGCTACACTATATTAAACTGTTATTtactttgttttcttcttaagATTATGACAATGGTGTTCTTCATGCAGAAATATGACAACTTGTTTGAGCAGAATGCAAAACATGGGAGCTTTTACCTCCAGTCGAAGGTTCACAGAGCTAAAGAATGCTTAGAAACAGTTTACCAACCGAAAACTCAGGGAACTACAGATGCATAACTGCTGGAGATTGTGTGTACTTCATATTCTTTTAGCCATTTTTAATGGCTAGCTGTTGTGGTCACCCAAATTACCTTGCGTTTTAATCTCATTATAATAGATGGGGATTTTGTCTAGTCTTGACTCTTTTTACCTTGGCCAACTTGGGTTGGAGTATTCCTTTTATTAAATGAGAAAACTTATTTGAAGGAATTGGGTTGAATGATTATTTCAAATGGATGAAATTTTCAGTCTATAACTATTATATCAGATAAGTCAAATGTTCAAAATTTTGCAGAGGAGagttaaaatcatattttcatgttTCTACTGCTTCTCTTTTGTCACTCAAGCTTTTTGTGATGGAATTGATGGTCTTGGGCTTTGTAACCCCAAAACTTGTATGGGCGGAGGTGAGTTGAATGAAATCACGGGTGGGATATTTGGTAGAAGGATCCAAATTTCAGGATGAACTGGTTGGCAAAGAGGGCATTGAAGTTggcatataattaaatatatctaCACGTGTAAATTATATAACACATTTGAAAgatgtattaaaatataaattaattatttgtgattttaaaaaggttgatctttaaataaaacattcatCAATGAAGTTAGTTAACCACACTTATGATCATTAATCCGAATGTTTCTTGTCCGACAAGAGAATTAACTGGTACTTATCAAATgggcataaaattaattattatatcaacacTTGTAAATTACATAGCACAAAGGATGATCAACATCAATATCTTACCATTGGATaagaaaacttaatttaaaaggAATCGTTGGGTTGGACCATGTACTTATCTTTTTGTTCACTGGGACCTTCCTGTGGTGGCATTGATGGGCtttgggccaaaggactatttcccacccaaggtatactataatctcaagtttctatcctttatctttgataataccaaatactcATCCaagaacagttaaaattaatggtggtaagggtaaaattatcatttttctataatattaaaaataaactaaaatataatctttttttacccccctaaactttaaaaacaaaaagttttctccaacctaaattttaaaaaatggtagcttcaccctagggtttcgttttgaaatcttcggctccattgtcagcggcctctccctcccaaagcatcctctccttccgacagtcttttttctctcatttagaCGTTCGATCAGTGTCGGA
This sequence is a window from Mangifera indica cultivar Alphonso chromosome 5, CATAS_Mindica_2.1, whole genome shotgun sequence. Protein-coding genes within it:
- the LOC123215891 gene encoding E3 ubiquitin-protein ligase ORTHRUS 2-like translates to MANVTQLPCNGDGMCMQCKNTPVEGEVLICKTCATPWHVACLMSPPESLANTLQWNCPDCSGDSCAVAGQAVETGGIVAEIMAIEADMTLSESEKARRRQELMSGKAGSDGGDETTKSNKGKEKVDDDGQNDVLDIFGGSLNCSFCMQLPERPVTTPCGHNFCLKCFQKWIGQGKHTCAKCRCTIPSKMASQPRINSTLVVAIRMAKMSKSMVNGGPSKVYHFVHNQDKPEKAYTTERAKKNGMANAASGKIFVTVPSDHFGPILAENDPERNQGVLVGESWESRLECRQWGVHFPPVAGIAGQSKHGAQSVVLSGGYKDDEDHGEWFLYTGSGGRDLTGNRRTNKNQSFDQKFEKLNEALRVSCKKGYPVRVVRSYKEKRSSYAPEKGLRYDGIYRIEECWRKVGIQGFKVCRYLFVRCDNDPAPWTSDLRGDRPRPLPVIPELKTAVDITKRKESPSWDFYEADGCWKWITPPPISRVVVSTGNTVVKARPSGALKRGLSMTIRERLLKEFSCLICKQVMTHPVTTPCAHNFCKSCLDDAFSGQSFVRERSGGGRTLRSRKNVMKCPFCPNDISDFLKDPQVNRELSEVIESLKQKNEENGELAEEPSEEETDGIEGASDEVGETSKGSGENSEATSAQDSLQNPSFNVELERPQKRNKIDGEENDITLEKANGDGLDTVPQGKAELTNCSSKDMEAGKALEEANDSPPK
- the LOC123216057 gene encoding mitochondrial import inner membrane translocase subunit PAM16 like 2, whose product is MAARILANLIVMGSGIMARALVQAYRQALANASKTGVAQEAVQNIRRTSKIMAEPEARQILGVTEQASWEEIMQKYDNLFEQNAKHGSFYLQSKVHRAKECLETVYQPKTQGTTDA